A DNA window from Maribellus comscasis contains the following coding sequences:
- a CDS encoding transglutaminase-like domain-containing protein produces MNKRKLQALIDLLDDPDELVYELVEKELLKENYKIIPALEEKWELSFDESSQERIENLIQSLQFKQTQKLLEKWVGSADHELLSGFLLVDRFQYPDLNLLKIDQKIDNLRKSIWIELSDSLTILEKTTILNHFLFNINGFSINHNNIHSPQNCFLNQVLDTKRGNPISISVLYVIIARMLELPTHFIDFPRNPLIAIVDPNLAQKVHGNIRNSDVLFYINPSNKGSITSRKEIEYHLRKNKYEPLKSFTEPKTDLFFIQRLLESLEESYQSVGFQEKEEKIKTLLRLF; encoded by the coding sequence ATGAATAAACGTAAACTACAAGCTTTAATCGATTTACTCGACGATCCGGATGAACTGGTTTACGAACTGGTTGAAAAAGAACTTTTAAAAGAAAACTACAAAATTATTCCTGCATTGGAGGAAAAATGGGAATTAAGTTTTGATGAAAGCAGTCAGGAAAGGATTGAAAATCTTATTCAGAGCCTTCAGTTCAAACAAACCCAAAAGTTGCTGGAAAAATGGGTAGGATCCGCTGACCACGAATTGCTTTCCGGCTTTTTGCTTGTTGACCGTTTCCAATACCCTGATTTAAACCTTTTAAAAATCGACCAGAAAATTGATAACCTGCGCAAATCAATTTGGATTGAATTAAGCGATTCGCTAACAATTCTTGAGAAAACCACTATACTAAACCATTTTCTTTTTAATATTAACGGATTTTCAATTAATCACAATAATATTCATTCGCCACAAAACTGCTTTTTAAATCAGGTTTTGGATACCAAGCGAGGCAATCCGATTTCGATAAGTGTTTTATATGTAATTATTGCGCGTATGCTGGAATTGCCGACACATTTTATAGATTTTCCAAGAAATCCTTTAATTGCAATAGTTGACCCTAATCTGGCCCAAAAGGTACACGGGAATATCCGAAATTCCGATGTGCTGTTTTATATCAATCCCTCAAATAAAGGTTCGATTACCAGCAGAAAAGAAATTGAATATCATCTTCGGAAAAACAAATACGAGCCGCTAAAATCGTTTACCGAACCTAAAACCGATTTGTTTTTTATCCAACGATTACTGGAATCGCTGGAGGAATCATATCAATCTGTTGGTTTTCAGGAAAAAGAAGAAAAAATAAAAACACTTCTGCGGTTATTTTAA
- a CDS encoding 6-bladed beta-propeller yields the protein MRNLNLFFLIIINLIISACNNNQTIQGDTSFLDLEVPVYDFQNVKMSDIISEYEIVPLEFTNKSMISGIFKIIIHDDLIYILDCFGAQSILVFDMKGNFKRSISRKGNGPGEITYPMDFEIIPEENRIDVLGYKMIKSFSLQGSLIKESSYDFSSTGFKKLGETYYFEAPYKTDCLLYRTDENFKFKGFSLVRKKRDVSGTIVYSPFLQTNPNYITYWALANDTIYKIDEKKSYPFRAINYGKYTYDHDDYASLSVEEKARLMMFNRDNIEKCLLNKYFETDKYIEINYVIKGKHCVFIYNKETKLSMHYDQKHLTDDITGLNLHGKIPALIGCDKERFYFMVAPYNYKSTEPLLRFMNGASNKKVYTLDDVKKISNNPIIVFAKYDF from the coding sequence ATGAGAAACCTAAATTTATTTTTTTTAATTATTATTAATCTGATAATTTCCGCCTGCAATAATAATCAGACAATACAAGGTGATACGTCATTCCTTGATTTAGAAGTTCCGGTTTATGATTTTCAAAATGTAAAAATGTCGGATATAATTTCCGAATATGAAATAGTTCCTTTAGAGTTCACCAATAAGAGCATGATTAGTGGAATATTCAAAATTATTATTCATGACGACTTAATTTATATATTGGATTGTTTTGGAGCACAGAGCATTCTTGTTTTCGATATGAAAGGGAATTTTAAACGTTCAATAAGCCGGAAAGGAAATGGCCCCGGAGAAATAACATATCCAATGGATTTTGAAATTATTCCTGAAGAAAATAGAATTGATGTATTGGGATATAAAATGATAAAGAGTTTTTCATTACAGGGGAGTTTAATAAAAGAGAGCAGCTATGATTTTAGCTCAACAGGGTTTAAAAAATTAGGTGAAACTTATTATTTTGAAGCTCCTTACAAAACAGATTGCCTGCTTTACAGAACGGACGAGAATTTTAAATTCAAAGGTTTTTCTTTGGTTCGCAAAAAAAGAGATGTCTCAGGAACTATTGTTTATTCTCCTTTTTTACAAACCAATCCCAACTATATCACCTATTGGGCTTTAGCAAATGATACAATTTACAAAATAGATGAAAAGAAATCTTATCCTTTTCGGGCAATTAATTATGGTAAATATACATACGATCATGATGATTATGCATCACTTTCTGTTGAAGAAAAAGCCAGGTTAATGATGTTCAATCGTGATAACATTGAAAAGTGTCTTTTGAATAAATACTTTGAGACAGATAAATACATTGAAATTAATTATGTAATCAAAGGGAAGCACTGTGTTTTTATATACAATAAGGAGACCAAATTAAGTATGCATTACGACCAAAAACATTTAACTGATGATATTACTGGTTTGAATTTGCATGGAAAAATACCAGCATTAATAGGATGTGACAAGGAAAGATTTTATTTTATGGTTGCGCCTTATAATTATAAATCTACAGAACCATTATTGCGGTTTATGAACGGAGCATCAAATAAAAAAGTTTATACTTTGGACGATGTGAAAAAAATATCGAATAATCCAATAATAGTATTTGCGAAGTATGATTTTTAA
- a CDS encoding patatin-like phospholipase family protein, giving the protein MTGKFILIFFLIFLLAVESNAQSVGLVLSGGGAKGMAHIGVIRVLEENNIPIDYIAGTSIGAIVGGLYAAGYTPDEMEELFKSDDFYFWSTGKIQEEYRYYFKQPEENPSWFELRITKRDDKVKLLPPTSLIPEEQMDFAFMELLATTNSACENDFDSLMIPFFCVATDVYNHEPVVLREGDMGEAVRASMTVPVYFKPIEINGTLLFDGGIVNNFPHDIMTDLYKPDIIIGHKVASDPKAAAPDDVMEQISNMVMRPTNFKIKPEEGILLETNFTNVNLLDFNKIETAIEAGRNTATVLIDSIKTRVHRRVPLEVVQQKREEFNAKKPQLFFQNIQVEGIEDTEQRRFIIQSIKHHFNVVSLSLLKKEYFKLVADENVKSIRPIARYNKETGYFDLHLKVEPEKKFKVNIGGNISTKPINQGFASIDYRAFNGRAYNINSNIYFGRFYSSFKLGGRIDFPWRVPFYIAGYSTLNRWDFFASSSELFFEDVRPPYIIQDEYNFRLEAGFPLGLHSKFYSGIAYSSSTDEYYQTNIFKKEDDPDQTTFNGLVTQAQIESNSLNYKQYATEGEFGYLSAKYITGKETNLPGTTSSNAFKTTKNHNFYILKAHTTKYFRFGRAFSLGTHAEAVFSNKLLMQNYRSTLLAAPGFYPTPHSKSLFIENFHSNNYLAGGLSTIINFNPSVHLRLEGYGFVPMKEELSNADLTAYQNTNTFENYYLQGMAALVYQTGIGPVSVALNYYEKENTNFYLTLNFGYVLFNKRGF; this is encoded by the coding sequence ATGACCGGAAAATTCATACTTATCTTTTTCCTTATCTTTCTCTTAGCTGTCGAATCAAACGCGCAGTCGGTAGGACTGGTTTTGAGTGGAGGTGGAGCAAAGGGCATGGCACATATTGGAGTTATCAGGGTACTAGAAGAAAACAATATTCCGATTGACTATATTGCCGGTACTTCTATTGGCGCAATCGTCGGAGGACTTTATGCAGCAGGTTATACACCAGACGAGATGGAAGAGCTGTTTAAATCTGACGATTTTTATTTTTGGTCGACCGGAAAAATTCAGGAAGAATACAGATATTATTTCAAGCAGCCGGAAGAAAATCCGTCGTGGTTCGAACTAAGAATTACCAAAAGAGATGACAAAGTTAAATTACTTCCTCCCACAAGTTTGATTCCGGAGGAGCAAATGGACTTTGCCTTTATGGAGTTGCTTGCCACTACAAATTCGGCTTGTGAAAATGATTTTGACAGTTTGATGATTCCCTTTTTTTGCGTTGCAACCGATGTGTATAACCACGAACCGGTTGTTTTACGGGAAGGAGACATGGGAGAAGCCGTTCGGGCTTCAATGACCGTTCCTGTTTACTTTAAACCTATTGAAATTAACGGAACTTTACTTTTCGACGGAGGTATTGTAAATAATTTTCCTCATGATATCATGACTGATTTGTACAAGCCTGATATTATTATCGGTCATAAAGTTGCAAGCGACCCTAAAGCAGCGGCGCCAGACGATGTTATGGAACAAATCTCAAATATGGTCATGCGCCCAACCAATTTTAAAATAAAACCAGAGGAAGGAATTTTGCTCGAGACCAACTTTACGAATGTTAATTTACTCGATTTTAACAAAATTGAAACTGCAATAGAAGCCGGGAGAAATACTGCGACAGTACTCATCGACAGTATAAAAACAAGAGTTCACCGGAGAGTTCCCCTGGAAGTTGTTCAACAAAAAAGAGAAGAATTTAATGCCAAAAAACCACAGCTTTTTTTCCAGAATATACAAGTTGAAGGAATTGAGGACACCGAGCAAAGGCGATTTATAATTCAATCCATAAAACACCACTTTAACGTCGTTTCGCTCTCTTTATTAAAAAAAGAATATTTTAAACTGGTTGCCGACGAGAACGTAAAATCTATTCGACCGATTGCCCGATACAACAAAGAAACAGGTTATTTTGATCTTCACCTAAAAGTGGAGCCGGAGAAAAAGTTCAAAGTGAATATTGGCGGAAATATTTCAACAAAACCGATTAATCAGGGATTTGCCAGCATCGATTACCGCGCGTTTAACGGAAGAGCGTATAATATCAATTCTAATATATATTTTGGGAGATTTTACAGTTCGTTTAAACTGGGCGGTCGTATAGATTTTCCATGGCGGGTGCCTTTCTATATTGCCGGATATTCAACATTAAACCGCTGGGATTTCTTTGCTTCAAGCTCAGAACTCTTTTTTGAAGATGTCCGTCCACCTTACATTATTCAGGACGAATATAATTTTAGATTAGAAGCCGGTTTTCCGCTTGGGCTGCACAGTAAGTTTTATTCAGGAATCGCCTATTCAAGCTCCACTGATGAATATTATCAGACAAATATTTTTAAAAAGGAAGACGACCCGGACCAAACAACTTTTAATGGATTGGTTACACAGGCCCAAATTGAAAGCAATTCGCTAAATTATAAACAATATGCAACCGAGGGGGAATTTGGCTACCTCTCCGCAAAATACATTACTGGGAAAGAAACCAATCTCCCGGGAACAACATCCAGTAACGCTTTTAAGACAACTAAAAATCACAATTTTTACATTTTAAAGGCACATACGACAAAATATTTCAGGTTTGGCAGGGCATTTTCGCTGGGAACTCACGCTGAAGCAGTTTTTAGTAATAAATTACTGATGCAAAATTATCGTTCTACTTTGCTTGCCGCGCCAGGATTCTACCCCACTCCACACAGCAAGTCTCTTTTTATCGAGAATTTTCACTCAAATAATTATCTGGCCGGCGGTTTAAGCACAATAATTAACTTTAATCCATCGGTGCATTTAAGACTTGAAGGTTATGGGTTTGTTCCGATGAAAGAAGAATTAAGCAATGCTGATTTAACGGCATATCAAAATACAAACACTTTTGAAAACTACTATTTACAGGGTATGGCTGCTTTGGTTTATCAAACGGGGATAGGTCCGGTAAGTGTTGCTTTGAACTATTACGAAAAAGAAAATACAAACTTCTATTTAACGTTGAACTTTGGTTATGTTCTGTTTAACAAACGAGGGTTTTGA
- a CDS encoding cell division protein ZapA, with amino-acid sequence MEKDNFRIHIKIDSRTYPLDINREDEEKYRLAAKIVNDTVRRFRGLFRDNDSQDILAMSAFQIALNVAETKKSEDKDLFIEELKNLNDDISDFLKEKKKK; translated from the coding sequence GTGGAGAAAGATAACTTTAGAATACATATTAAGATTGATAGCCGGACTTATCCGTTGGATATCAATCGTGAAGATGAAGAGAAATACAGATTAGCTGCAAAAATAGTCAACGATACAGTTCGAAGATTCAGAGGCTTGTTTCGTGACAATGATTCACAGGATATTTTGGCGATGAGCGCTTTTCAAATTGCGCTGAACGTTGCCGAAACAAAAAAAAGTGAGGATAAAGATCTTTTCATCGAGGAACTTAAAAATTTAAATGACGATATTTCAGATTTTTTGAAGGAGAAAAAGAAGAAATAG
- a CDS encoding M23 family metallopeptidase, translating into MRNFFLLIILFLSYILNGQNTTYTPPVKIPMFLSGSFAELRSNHFHSGIDIKTQGVTGLPVFSVADGYISRIVVSPTGFGRALYIEHPNGTTSVYGHLKSFRNDIEDYIQKIQYAERSFRVDVSVPQNTFPLKQGDEIAQSGNSGSSGGPHLHFEIRNTETEEPLNPLKYNLPVTDNTAPKMFSLLAAPLDKLSHVNYQNKKSTFTIVFYDDKYHLKGNPTIPVYGKIGFAVQANDYFDNSWNKCGVYSVELTIDGELYFSYRLDKFSFDETRYINSFIDYKEYIDKRRRYQKAWKDPGNQLPIYNYEKNNGIVNFKDNGIHPVQMILKDTYGNTSVLEFNVKSAFKEIPVVEKPFTKIFTYNQRNEWETKNFKIDIPEGALYTDINFQYSATKADAEFFSELHIVHKNTVPLQKSATIQIKTFGIPALDESKALLVNVDTLTGKFYANGGEFKDGWVIGEIRNFGSYAVTVDTIPPAIVPLSIKSKNTLTESNRIRFKVSDQLAGVEKYEGFIDGKWALFEFDPRIDQIVHYFDPERFEMGKRHEFLLKVTDYKQNVATYEATFWK; encoded by the coding sequence ATGAGGAATTTTTTTCTGCTTATTATTCTTTTTCTTTCCTATATCTTAAACGGCCAAAATACAACCTATACACCACCGGTTAAGATTCCTATGTTTCTGAGCGGAAGTTTTGCGGAGTTACGCAGCAATCATTTTCATTCCGGGATTGATATAAAAACTCAGGGTGTTACAGGGCTTCCTGTTTTTTCTGTGGCCGACGGCTATATTTCAAGAATCGTAGTTTCTCCTACCGGGTTTGGCCGTGCACTTTATATCGAGCACCCAAACGGTACAACAAGCGTCTACGGACACCTAAAATCTTTCAGAAATGACATTGAGGATTATATACAAAAAATTCAGTACGCAGAACGATCTTTTCGTGTTGATGTGTCGGTTCCTCAAAATACATTTCCTCTAAAACAGGGAGATGAGATAGCACAAAGCGGTAACTCAGGAAGTTCCGGCGGGCCTCATTTACACTTTGAAATAAGAAATACGGAAACAGAGGAACCTTTAAATCCATTAAAATACAATCTCCCGGTAACTGATAATACGGCTCCCAAAATGTTTTCGCTGTTGGCAGCACCGCTTGATAAATTGTCGCATGTAAATTATCAGAATAAGAAAAGCACTTTCACCATTGTTTTTTATGACGACAAATATCATTTAAAAGGAAACCCGACAATACCGGTTTATGGTAAAATTGGTTTTGCTGTTCAGGCGAATGATTATTTTGATAATTCATGGAATAAATGTGGCGTTTATTCCGTGGAATTGACTATTGACGGTGAATTATATTTTTCATACCGGCTCGATAAGTTTTCGTTTGATGAAACAAGGTATATCAACAGCTTCATTGATTATAAAGAATACATTGACAAAAGAAGACGATATCAAAAAGCCTGGAAAGACCCGGGAAATCAACTTCCCATTTACAATTATGAAAAAAATAACGGGATTGTCAATTTCAAAGATAACGGCATTCATCCGGTTCAAATGATTTTAAAAGACACATACGGAAATACCTCTGTTTTGGAGTTTAATGTAAAAAGTGCATTTAAGGAAATTCCGGTTGTTGAAAAACCATTCACAAAAATTTTCACATACAATCAACGAAATGAGTGGGAAACCAAAAACTTCAAAATTGACATTCCTGAAGGTGCTTTATATACCGATATAAACTTTCAATACAGTGCAACTAAAGCTGATGCTGAATTTTTTTCTGAGTTGCACATCGTTCACAAAAATACTGTGCCATTGCAAAAAAGCGCAACAATTCAGATTAAAACATTTGGTATTCCTGCTCTCGATGAATCAAAAGCATTGCTCGTAAATGTTGATACTTTAACCGGCAAATTTTATGCAAACGGTGGCGAATTTAAAGACGGTTGGGTAATTGGAGAGATACGTAATTTTGGGAGTTATGCGGTGACCGTCGATACAATTCCACCTGCAATTGTACCCTTAAGTATCAAAAGTAAAAACACATTAACTGAAAGCAATCGTATTCGTTTCAAAGTTTCAGACCAATTGGCCGGCGTTGAGAAATATGAAGGATTCATTGACGGAAAATGGGCGTTGTTTGAATTTGACCCGAGAATTGATCAGATAGTTCACTATTTCGATCCGGAACGGTTTGAGATGGGCAAACGGCATGAATTTTTGTTAAAAGTAACCGATTACAAACAAAATGTGGCAACCTACGAGGCTACTTTCTGGAAATAA
- a CDS encoding PAS domain-containing protein translates to MIDWAEGFNGAITVCDLEGVIVYMNEYSVKQFHKYGGEQLLGSNLVDYHPEPAKSKLKEMLKNPADNMYTTEKNGVRKIIYQTPWKENGRVKGIVEISFQFDPQTPHFGR, encoded by the coding sequence ATGATTGATTGGGCGGAAGGATTTAACGGTGCAATAACAGTTTGCGACCTCGAGGGAGTAATTGTGTATATGAATGAATATTCTGTAAAACAATTTCATAAATATGGTGGAGAGCAATTGCTTGGTTCCAATTTGGTGGACTATCATCCTGAGCCGGCAAAATCGAAATTAAAAGAAATGCTGAAAAATCCTGCGGATAATATGTATACTACAGAAAAAAATGGTGTCAGAAAAATTATTTATCAAACTCCCTGGAAGGAGAATGGCAGGGTAAAAGGAATTGTAGAAATTTCATTTCAGTTTGATCCTCAAACGCCGCATTTTGGCAGATGA
- the rny gene encoding ribonuclease Y has protein sequence MNWIDILIGAAAGFVGGGALAYLIWDKALKKKKDSIVAEAKSEGDVIKKDKILQAKEKFLQLKSEHEKYIHDKNSHINNLENKLKQRENGLNQRRDELNRKTKEFETTRKEVEAIRENLNAQLQRVEHKSEELDKLYRQHVEKLEQISGLSAEEAKSQLVESLQEEAKSEAVSYINEIMEEAKQTANKEAKKIVVKSIQRVATETAIENAVTIFHIESDEIKGRIIGREGRNIRALESATGVEIVVDDTPEAIVLSAFDPVRREIARLALHQLVTDGRIHPARIEEVVQKVKKQVEEEVVETGKRTAIDLGIHGLHPELIRLIGKMKYRSSYGQNLLQHSREVANLSAIMASELGLNPKKAKRAGLLHDIGKVPDDEPELPHAVLGMKLAEKYKEKPDIANAIGAHHDEVEMQSLLAPIVQVCDAISGARPGARREVVESYIKRLKDLEDLALSYPGVMKTYAIQAGRELRVIVGADKMSDQETEQLSFDISKRIQDEMTYPGQIKITVIRETRAVSYAK, from the coding sequence ATGAACTGGATAGACATATTAATAGGCGCGGCTGCAGGGTTTGTTGGTGGAGGTGCCTTGGCTTATCTTATTTGGGATAAGGCCTTAAAGAAGAAAAAGGATTCGATTGTTGCGGAGGCAAAATCGGAAGGTGATGTGATAAAAAAAGATAAAATTCTTCAGGCAAAAGAAAAGTTTTTGCAGTTAAAATCGGAACATGAAAAATACATTCATGATAAAAATTCTCACATTAACAATCTGGAAAACAAGCTGAAACAACGGGAAAACGGATTAAATCAGAGGAGAGACGAACTCAACCGAAAAACAAAGGAATTTGAAACAACCCGTAAAGAAGTTGAAGCTATTCGCGAAAATTTGAATGCGCAACTGCAAAGGGTGGAACACAAAAGTGAAGAACTGGATAAACTGTATCGTCAGCATGTCGAAAAGCTGGAACAGATTTCCGGCCTTTCGGCTGAAGAGGCAAAATCGCAATTGGTAGAATCGTTGCAGGAAGAAGCAAAATCGGAAGCGGTTTCTTACATTAACGAAATAATGGAGGAGGCAAAACAAACCGCCAACAAGGAAGCAAAAAAAATTGTGGTAAAATCCATTCAACGTGTTGCTACTGAAACAGCTATAGAAAATGCTGTTACCATTTTCCATATTGAAAGTGACGAAATTAAAGGCCGAATTATTGGAAGGGAAGGACGGAATATTCGTGCCCTGGAGTCAGCCACGGGGGTAGAAATCGTTGTAGACGATACTCCTGAAGCCATCGTTCTTTCTGCATTCGATCCGGTACGTCGCGAGATCGCGCGTCTTGCTTTACACCAACTGGTAACCGATGGAAGAATTCACCCAGCCAGAATTGAAGAGGTGGTTCAGAAAGTAAAAAAGCAGGTTGAAGAGGAAGTGGTGGAAACGGGAAAACGTACAGCAATTGACCTGGGAATACATGGTTTGCATCCTGAATTAATTCGACTGATAGGTAAAATGAAATACCGTTCTTCGTATGGTCAGAATTTGCTGCAACACTCGCGTGAGGTTGCAAATTTGAGTGCAATTATGGCCTCGGAACTGGGACTAAATCCCAAAAAGGCAAAACGTGCCGGTTTATTACACGATATTGGTAAAGTGCCGGATGATGAGCCGGAATTGCCACATGCAGTTTTGGGTATGAAACTGGCTGAAAAATATAAGGAAAAACCTGACATTGCCAATGCTATCGGAGCTCACCACGACGAGGTAGAGATGCAATCGTTACTAGCACCAATCGTTCAGGTTTGTGATGCCATTTCCGGTGCCCGTCCTGGTGCAAGAAGAGAGGTTGTGGAGTCGTATATCAAACGTTTGAAAGACCTGGAGGATTTGGCTCTTTCTTATCCAGGCGTAATGAAAACCTATGCTATCCAGGCAGGACGTGAATTACGTGTTATTGTTGGTGCGGATAAAATGAGTGACCAGGAAACAGAACAGCTTTCGTTTGATATTTCTAAACGAATTCAGGATGAAATGACTTATCCCGGGCAGATAAAAATTACCGTTATTCGTGAAACAAGAGCGGTAAGTTACGCGAAGTAG
- a CDS encoding nucleoside phosphorylase, translated as MIGQSELILNNDGTIFHLHLKPENISEQIILVGDPARVDTISSLFESIEFEIQNREFKTVTGIFNNKRLTLISTGIGTDNIDIVLNELDALVNIDLKKREIKDKKTSLNIVRIGTSGGLQTDLPVNSFVVSKKAIGFDGMLNFYANRKNVCDLSFETAFKQYTKWDNSLPTPYVVDASEKLLEKFESQEFRKGVTISAPGFYGPQGRELRLPLAVPELNRKVEEFSFNDLKITNFEMECSAIYGLSKMLGHNALTICLIIANRVSLTANENYREEMKKLIRKVLNALTN; from the coding sequence ATGATTGGACAATCAGAACTTATCTTAAATAACGATGGAACAATTTTCCATTTACACTTGAAACCGGAAAACATTTCTGAACAAATTATACTGGTGGGTGATCCTGCCCGGGTTGATACCATTTCTTCACTTTTTGAAAGTATTGAATTTGAAATTCAAAACCGTGAATTTAAAACGGTTACGGGAATTTTTAACAACAAAAGGCTGACGCTCATTTCTACCGGAATCGGCACGGATAATATCGATATCGTGTTAAACGAATTGGATGCTTTGGTGAACATTGATTTAAAAAAACGTGAAATAAAGGACAAAAAAACATCTTTAAACATTGTGCGAATCGGAACTTCAGGCGGATTACAAACCGACTTGCCCGTAAATTCATTTGTTGTTTCGAAAAAAGCAATTGGTTTTGACGGGATGTTAAATTTCTATGCCAACCGAAAAAACGTTTGTGATCTTTCTTTTGAAACCGCATTTAAACAATATACAAAATGGGACAACTCACTCCCAACACCCTATGTCGTCGATGCTTCGGAAAAATTACTAGAAAAATTTGAAAGTCAGGAATTTAGGAAAGGAGTTACCATTTCGGCACCAGGATTTTATGGGCCACAGGGAAGAGAACTTCGATTGCCACTGGCTGTGCCTGAGTTAAACAGAAAAGTAGAGGAGTTTTCATTTAACGATTTGAAAATTACCAATTTTGAAATGGAGTGCTCGGCTATTTATGGTTTATCTAAAATGCTTGGACACAACGCCTTGACTATTTGTTTGATAATCGCAAACAGGGTTTCGCTCACAGCAAACGAAAACTACAGGGAAGAGATGAAAAAACTAATCAGAAAAGTCTTAAACGCCTTAACCAATTGA
- a CDS encoding aminotransferase class I/II-fold pyridoxal phosphate-dependent enzyme — protein sequence MKFNPAKAIQDLKQFGEFGGVNPSVTDSSTYTFLHGDAMEETFLGHMEGCFLYSRHWNPSNKYLADAIAAMENTESAWITSSGMAAITCALLQLCKSGDHIITSVTTYGGTYAFLKNWLPKYNIEVSFVNITDLDEVKNALQPNTKVIYTESVTNPLLQVSNIPELAKIAHGAGAKLMVDNTFSPMIFSPAMLGADLVVYSMTKFINGKNDCVAGAICGTNEFVNQLSSVNNGTAMLLGPVLDPLRSSNILKNLNTLHIRMKQHSRNAQFLAENLEKDGLNIIYPGLKNHPQHKLHKKLMNEEFGFGGMMAIDLGTLENAYDVMQKMQEAGVGYLAVSLGYFRTLFSCSGHSTSSEIPPEVQKEMGLSEGLVRFSVGLDNDIEDTLEKIRGCL from the coding sequence ATGAAATTTAATCCGGCTAAAGCAATTCAGGACTTAAAACAATTTGGTGAATTCGGTGGGGTGAACCCATCTGTTACCGATTCTTCAACATACACATTTTTGCACGGCGATGCCATGGAAGAAACATTCCTCGGACACATGGAAGGTTGTTTTTTATACTCGCGCCACTGGAATCCAAGCAATAAATATTTGGCTGATGCCATTGCAGCCATGGAAAATACCGAATCGGCATGGATAACATCGTCTGGCATGGCGGCAATCACTTGTGCTTTGCTTCAACTCTGTAAATCGGGCGACCACATTATTACAAGCGTTACAACGTACGGCGGAACCTATGCTTTCTTAAAAAATTGGTTACCTAAATACAATATTGAAGTTTCCTTTGTAAACATTACCGATTTGGACGAAGTAAAAAACGCGCTTCAACCCAACACCAAAGTTATTTATACCGAAAGTGTTACCAATCCGCTTTTGCAGGTTTCCAATATTCCTGAACTGGCAAAAATTGCGCACGGTGCCGGTGCCAAACTCATGGTCGACAATACCTTCTCCCCTATGATATTTTCTCCGGCAATGCTTGGCGCCGACCTCGTAGTGTACAGCATGACAAAATTTATAAATGGGAAAAACGATTGTGTAGCGGGAGCCATTTGCGGAACCAATGAATTTGTAAACCAGCTTTCCAGCGTAAACAACGGAACGGCCATGTTGCTTGGCCCGGTGCTCGATCCGCTGCGTTCTTCAAATATTCTGAAAAATCTGAACACCCTGCACATCCGGATGAAACAACACAGCAGGAACGCACAATTTCTGGCTGAAAATCTTGAAAAAGATGGTTTGAATATTATTTATCCGGGATTAAAAAACCATCCTCAACACAAGTTACACAAAAAATTAATGAACGAAGAATTTGGTTTTGGAGGAATGATGGCAATTGATTTGGGAACACTCGAAAATGCTTACGATGTGATGCAAAAAATGCAGGAAGCCGGTGTGGGTTATCTTGCAGTAAGTTTGGGGTATTTTCGCACTTTATTTAGCTGCTCCGGGCATAGTACATCTTCCGAAATTCCACCAGAAGTACAAAAAGAAATGGGGCTTTCCGAAGGACTGGTGCGGTTTTCGGTGGGATTGGATAATGATATTGAAGATACATTGGAAAAAATCAGAGGCTGTTTGTAA